The following proteins come from a genomic window of Macadamia integrifolia cultivar HAES 741 chromosome 14, SCU_Mint_v3, whole genome shotgun sequence:
- the LOC122060431 gene encoding aspartic proteinase CDR1-like, giving the protein MVTTFKFYAFFIFPSTILISFFCITTNTVAVNPRSLRFNVELIHLDSPLSPFQNPNTILSKKALKAQESSIARYTFLTSQTTSYIDVIPYGSLDYLAKIPLGGPASDIFITIDTSSGILWIQCKTCLQCFDHTKSSTYTNMSCKSSSHCKFAPNGHCRESSNGCTYHIQYGDQDENFGYLASDSLAFINSDGGVEVTIMNLVFVCGIKNNKFMLQDQSTGVLGLAAMNLSIVSQLSSISQSKFSYCFGNLSDPSSRGNLIFGDAHISGFTTPFVFDHFYYLSLIDISVGSQKLNIPSGTFDRKDSDSSLGSGGVIIDSGTPLTILAKEGYNELIDELSVYLLRFKCYSVPFAKSNRFCSYGSFIRDLNGFPTVTFHFKDNANLVLGKWSLFTQVEEDVFCLNFLPSDSTDVSVIGNMAQQFYNFGFDLVKNELSFIQTKCII; this is encoded by the coding sequence ATGGTTACTACCTTCAAATTCTATGCATTCTTCATCTTCCCTTCCACCATTTTAATCTCATTCTTCTGCATAACCACCAATACGGTCGCTGTGAACCCTAGATCTCTCCGTTTCAACGTAGAGCTCATCCACCTTGActctcccctctccccattccaaaaccctaataccaTTCTTTCGAAGAAAGCACTGAAAGCACAGGAATCCTCAATTGCACGCTATACCTTTTTAACTTCCCAAACTACTTCATACATTGATGTTATTCCCTATGGTAGCCTTGATTACCTCGCGAAAATCCCCCTCGGAGGTCCTGCTTCTGATATATTCATTACCATAGACACAAGTAGTGGGATCTTGTGGATTCAATGCAAAACTTGTCTCCAATGCTTTGACCACACCAAGTCATCAACCTACACTAACATGTCCTGCAAGTCTTCATCACATTGCAAATTTGCTCCCAATGGGCATTGCAGAGAGAGCTCTAATGGGTGCACTTACCACATTCAATATGGTGATCAAGATGAGAACTTTGGCTACCTTGCTTCAGATTCCTTGGCCTTCATAAACTCTGATGGAGGTGTTGAAGTCACAATCATGAACCTAGTTTTTGTTTGTGGAATCAAAAATAACAAGTTTATGCTTCAAGATCAATCAACTGGAGTGCTAGGCCTTGCTGCAATGAACTTGTCAATAGTCTCTCAATTAAGTTCGATTTCACAATCAAAATTCTCCTATTGCTTTGGCAACCTAAGTGATCCGTCGTCGAGAGGTAATTTGATCTTCGGTGATGCGCATATTAGTGGATTCACAACTCCTTTCGTATTTGATCACTTCTACTATCTTAGTCTGATCGACATTAGCGTTGGTTCGCAAAAGCTTAATATTCCATCAGGAACATTCGATAGGAAAGACTCAGACTCAAGCTTGGGCTCTGGTGGGGttatcattgatagtggcaCACCACTAACCATTCTAGCAAAAGAAGGATATAATGAGCTTATAGACGAATTATCTGTGTATCTGTTGAGGTTCAAGTGCTACTCAGTTCCATTTGCAAAATCAAACAGGTTTTGCTCCTATGGAAGTTTTATTAGGGACTTGAATGGATTTCCAACTGTGACTTTCCATTTTAAGGATAATGCCAACCTGGTTTTGGGGAAATGGAGTTTGTTTACCCAAGTAGAGGAAGATGTGTTTTGTTTGAATTTCCTCCCTAGTGATTCAACCGATGTATCTGTCATTGGAAATATGGCTCAACAGTTCTACAACTTTGGGTTTGACCTTGTTAAAAATGagctttcttttattcaaaccAAATGCATTATATGA